Proteins from a genomic interval of Thermoanaerobacterium thermosaccharolyticum DSM 571:
- the cas2 gene encoding CRISPR-associated endonuclease Cas2, with protein sequence MFVILVYDVNEKRVNKVLKTCRKYLNWVQNSVLEGDISDANFRKLKSEISRIINKDEDSVIVYILRTTKYSDREILGLEKGGESLFI encoded by the coding sequence ATGTTTGTCATACTAGTATATGATGTCAATGAGAAGCGAGTAAATAAAGTTTTAAAGACATGCAGGAAATATCTTAATTGGGTCCAAAATTCAGTGTTGGAAGGTGACATATCGGATGCAAATTTCAGAAAGTTAAAGAGTGAGATCTCAAGGATAATCAATAAAGATGAAGATTCAGTCATTGTGTATATTTTGAGAACTACAAAGTATTCAGATAGGGAAATATTAGGCCTTGAAAAAGGTGGGGAAAGTTTGTTTATATGA
- the cas1b gene encoding type I-B CRISPR-associated endonuclease Cas1b, which translates to MKKPVYIFSDGELKRKDNTLYFEGENGRKFIPVENTSEIMIFGEVSLNKRFIEFISQSEIILHFFNHYGYYIGSFYPREHLNSGYMILKQAENYIDEKKRLYIAQKFVEGAYRNIRQVLKYYQNRGKNLDDTIYAIERLGNLIDGTSDINELMAIEGNIREYYYKSFDEILGNSDFEFDVRSKRPPKNSLNVLISFGNSLMYTTVLSEVYKTHLDPRIGYLHSTNFRRFSLNLDVSEIFKPIVVDRVIFTVVGKNIIKKDDFDGDAEGLLLKDKAKMAFIEEYEDKLKTTIKHRTLGNNVSYRRLIRLELYKLEKHLMEEQEYTPFVAQW; encoded by the coding sequence GTTTATATTTTTTCAGACGGTGAGCTTAAAAGAAAAGACAACACATTATATTTTGAGGGTGAAAATGGAAGGAAATTTATCCCGGTTGAAAATACTTCAGAAATAATGATTTTTGGTGAAGTCAGTCTCAACAAAAGATTCATTGAGTTTATCTCACAATCGGAGATAATACTTCACTTCTTCAACCATTACGGCTATTACATTGGATCTTTTTATCCGAGAGAGCATTTGAATTCTGGTTACATGATATTAAAGCAAGCGGAAAATTATATTGACGAGAAGAAACGGTTATATATTGCACAAAAATTTGTAGAAGGTGCATATAGAAACATTCGTCAGGTTTTAAAGTATTATCAAAACCGAGGCAAAAATCTAGATGATACTATTTACGCTATAGAAAGATTGGGGAATTTAATAGATGGAACGTCCGATATAAATGAGCTTATGGCTATTGAGGGAAACATAAGGGAGTATTATTACAAATCATTTGATGAGATATTAGGAAATAGTGATTTTGAGTTTGATGTAAGAAGCAAAAGACCGCCGAAAAATTCCCTAAATGTTCTTATAAGTTTTGGAAATTCTCTCATGTATACAACAGTATTAAGCGAGGTTTATAAGACACATTTGGACCCTAGAATAGGGTATCTTCATTCAACAAATTTTAGGAGATTTTCATTAAACCTAGATGTTTCAGAAATATTTAAGCCAATCGTGGTAGACAGGGTGATATTTACAGTTGTGGGTAAAAATATCATTAAAAAAGACGATTTTGATGGTGATGCAGAAGGGCTGCTGCTTAAAGATAAGGCAAAGATGGCATTTATAGAGGAATACGAAGATAAGCTCAAGACGACAATAAAGCACAGGACTCTAGGCAATAATGTTTCATACCGCAGGCTTATACGGCTTGAGCTTTATAAACTGGAAAAACATCTTATGGAAGAGCAAGAGTACACCCCGTTTGTTGCTCAATGGTAA
- the csx2 gene encoding TIGR02221 family CRISPR-associated protein, which translates to MKTVLISFIGKGKKSQGESGYAKTCYGFLDGYTYETAFFGSALYNYLKEKGNTVDKWLIFGTLQSSWSEIIDTIDYDKQKEVEDLYLKMIYYEEHNGLTQECLKNLENSLRHYISEVSLIAVETTEREKYVDKLMEMIPDEDVHIVFDLTHALRHMPVIMAFSLMYVRCFKKIDNIDVYYGAFDLTKDGITPVYRIDFINELFSLTTSYELYKNSGYFPQLLNNLGIKGSEKTYFKLEMNRSPRKEINDLIGKLQKVKDDNKDKIYIKSVADEIISEFSSMNNQKTTLDERMLNKAKFFYDKKQYLIALTLIFEAILDKANRVYKLNIKEGSNYSSSLIKSKIREKLNDEEALKTFADLEHSRNSAVHGDPAIGTQNYLENQRDFEKLFAEAIKLYDMIN; encoded by the coding sequence TTGAAGACTGTTTTGATTTCTTTTATAGGTAAAGGTAAAAAGTCACAAGGCGAAAGTGGATATGCAAAAACCTGTTATGGTTTTTTAGATGGCTATACGTATGAAACAGCTTTCTTCGGGTCAGCACTGTACAATTATTTGAAAGAGAAAGGTAATACTGTCGATAAATGGCTTATATTTGGTACGTTACAGTCATCTTGGTCTGAAATAATAGATACTATTGATTACGACAAACAAAAAGAAGTTGAAGACTTGTATCTTAAGATGATATACTATGAGGAACATAATGGTCTTACTCAAGAGTGCCTTAAAAATCTTGAAAATAGCTTAAGACACTATATAAGTGAGGTATCATTGATAGCTGTAGAGACGACAGAGAGGGAAAAGTACGTGGATAAGCTTATGGAAATGATTCCTGATGAAGATGTACATATCGTGTTTGATTTGACACATGCGCTTCGCCACATGCCGGTAATAATGGCATTTTCGCTGATGTACGTAAGATGTTTTAAAAAGATAGACAATATTGACGTCTACTATGGAGCATTTGATTTAACGAAGGACGGCATAACACCCGTTTACAGAATAGACTTTATAAATGAGCTTTTTTCACTTACAACATCTTACGAGCTTTATAAAAATTCGGGGTATTTTCCACAGCTTCTTAATAACCTAGGCATAAAAGGAAGTGAAAAAACTTACTTCAAGCTTGAGATGAATCGAAGCCCGCGAAAAGAGATAAATGACCTTATAGGGAAATTACAAAAAGTTAAAGATGACAATAAGGACAAAATTTACATAAAGAGTGTAGCAGATGAGATTATTTCGGAGTTTTCATCTATGAATAATCAAAAGACGACACTTGATGAAAGGATGCTTAATAAGGCAAAGTTTTTTTATGATAAAAAGCAGTACCTTATCGCTTTGACACTGATCTTTGAGGCAATATTAGACAAAGCGAATAGGGTGTATAAATTAAATATTAAAGAAGGTAGCAATTACTCTTCATCATTGATAAAATCAAAAATAAGAGAGAAGTTAAACGATGAGGAAGCTTTAAAGACATTTGCTGATTTGGAGCACAGTAGGAATAGTGCTGTGCATGGTGATCCTGCTATAGGGACTCAAAACTACTTAGAAAATCAAAGAGACTTTGAGAAGCTTTTTGCTGAGGCAATAAAGCTTTATGATATGATAAATTAA